A DNA window from Chelativorans sp. AA-79 contains the following coding sequences:
- a CDS encoding TRAP transporter large permease has product MDPLLIVLVGFLAMMVLIVVHVPIGVAMALVGVAGFASIVGWGPAVSLMATEPASAMANLDLAVIPLFMLMGSLAAAAGLASDVYNLANVLIGHRRGGLASTTIAASAGFGAICGSGVATTATFGRVAMPEMLERGYRPDLAAGSIAAGGTLGIIVPPSSMMILYAVLTEQSVLDLFSAAIVPAALAIIFYMIAIQVKLAMEPEAAQRGERATMRQRVHATGQAWGVIVLFVVVMGGIYSGIFTVHEAAAVGVVFAFVLLVAKGRFTWNTLIGVLAEASAGTAMIYIMVFGATIFSYFMAVSGAAAFMVGAISGLPVPPIVVLVLLLVLYIFLGAFFDEVAAMVITLPLVIPLILSFGYDLVWWGIINVVVIGIGMMTPPIGINVMVLNSMYRSISLGTIYRGIMPFLIAELVRLLLLTLFPQLTLWLPSVLH; this is encoded by the coding sequence TTGGATCCCCTACTCATTGTCCTCGTGGGCTTCCTCGCGATGATGGTGCTGATCGTCGTCCACGTTCCGATCGGCGTGGCCATGGCGCTCGTCGGCGTCGCCGGCTTTGCCTCGATCGTGGGTTGGGGGCCTGCGGTCTCGTTGATGGCAACCGAGCCGGCATCGGCGATGGCCAATCTCGACCTGGCGGTGATCCCGCTTTTCATGCTGATGGGCAGCCTGGCCGCCGCCGCGGGCCTCGCGTCCGATGTCTACAATCTCGCCAATGTGCTGATCGGTCACCGTCGCGGCGGCCTGGCGTCGACGACAATCGCGGCGAGCGCCGGCTTCGGCGCGATATGCGGATCGGGCGTAGCGACCACGGCGACGTTCGGCCGGGTTGCAATGCCCGAGATGCTCGAACGCGGCTACAGGCCCGACCTTGCAGCAGGCTCGATCGCGGCCGGCGGGACGCTCGGCATCATCGTGCCCCCGTCGAGCATGATGATCCTCTACGCCGTGCTGACGGAGCAATCGGTGCTTGACCTCTTTTCGGCGGCGATTGTTCCTGCGGCCCTGGCCATCATCTTCTACATGATCGCCATCCAGGTGAAGTTGGCGATGGAGCCTGAAGCCGCACAGCGCGGCGAGCGCGCCACCATGCGTCAGCGGGTCCACGCCACCGGTCAGGCCTGGGGCGTCATCGTCCTGTTCGTCGTGGTCATGGGCGGCATCTATTCGGGCATATTCACCGTCCACGAGGCGGCCGCCGTAGGCGTCGTGTTCGCGTTTGTGCTGCTGGTCGCCAAGGGCCGGTTCACATGGAATACGCTGATTGGCGTGCTTGCGGAGGCAAGTGCCGGGACGGCGATGATCTACATCATGGTCTTCGGCGCCACCATCTTCTCCTACTTCATGGCGGTCTCCGGCGCAGCCGCGTTCATGGTCGGGGCGATCTCCGGACTGCCGGTACCGCCTATCGTAGTCCTCGTGCTGCTGCTCGTGCTCTACATCTTTCTCGGCGCATTTTTCGATGAAGTCGCCGCGATGGTGATCACGCTGCCGCTTGTGATCCCGCTCATCCTGTCCTTCGGATATGATCTGGTCTGGTGGGGTATCATCAATGTCGTCGTGATCGGGATCGGCATGATGACACCTCCTATCGGCATCAACGTGATGGTGCTGAATTCGATGTACCGGTCGATCAGCCTGGGAACGATCTATCGCGGCATAATGCCCTTCCTGATCGCCGAATTGGTCCGGCTGCTTCTGCTGACCCTGTTCCCGCAATTGACCCTGTGGCTGCCCAGCGTGCTGCACTAG